The following proteins are encoded in a genomic region of Cryptomeria japonica chromosome 11, Sugi_1.0, whole genome shotgun sequence:
- the LOC131075208 gene encoding xanthotoxin 5-hydroxylase CYP82C4, whose protein sequence is MVEVMAITISMMSMISITVFLVATILLKHNGKYRSHLPPGPRAFPVIGHFHLLMDKTKPIHHILSSLSTLYGPIMHLKFGSCPVLVISSSDLAKESFTVNDKAFASRPRPAQGQHLGYNYSMLGWAPYGPYWRNARKICVLELLSSKRIQSFGPKRMQEIKNTVNSLFQQTQFQSIVNMRSVLSKLTFKVLMTMIIDERYFGEESGISVDSVTHLIEESFMLHGVLDIGDYIPWLKWFDLQGYVKAMKKVNEKLDSYMQRIVEKHRENRLKDGGEMEDFVDVLISQAEENGDAIPDKDAFIKATAIVMFSAGSDTSSVALEWALSLLLQHPDVMRKAQEELDSKVGRNRMVEESDIPQLTYLQAIVKETMRLHPPGPLLIPHKSIEACTVGGYHIPAGTMLMVNAWVIHRDPKLWNKPLDFIPERFMEKGIEMDNIQMKGNEFEMLPFGAGRRGCPGTTLAMCMVQTTLAILLQSFDWFVPDGRVLDMSEGVGLTTPRAVPLEIFIKPRLSHHL, encoded by the exons ATGGTAGAAGTCATGGCCATAACAATTTCTATGATGTCTATGATTTCTATAACAGTTTTTCTTGTGGCAACAATTCTACTAAAGCACAATGGAAAATATAGGAGCCATCTTCCTCCAGGCCCCAGAGCTTTTCCTGTTATTGGTCACTTTCATCTTCTCATGGATAAAACCAAGCCAATTCATCATATTCTAAGTTCGCTATCAACActctatggacctattatgcatcTTAAATTTGGTAGCTGCCCTGTTTTAGTGATAAGTTCTTCAGATTTAGCCAAAGAATCTTTCACAGTAAATGATAAGGCATTTGCATCTCGTCCTCGGCCTGCACAAGGTCAGCATTTGGGATACAATTATTCTATGCTGGGTTGGGCTCCTTATGGCCCCTACTGGAGAAATGCTAGGAAAATATGTGTACTTGAGCTCCTATCTTCCAAAAGAATTCAGTCATTCGGACCCAAGAGAATGCAAGAAATTAAGAATACAGTAAATTCTTTGTTTCAGCAGACACAGTTCCAGAGTATTGTTAACATGAGAAGTGTTCTTTCAAAATTAACTTTTAAAGTTCTGATGACTATGATTATAGATGAGAGGTATTTTGGAGAGGAATCAGGGATTTCGGTAGATTCAGTCACACATCTGATTGAAGAATCCTTTATGCTTCATGGAGTACTTGATATTGGGGATTATATTCCCTGGTTGAAGTGGTTTGATTTGCAAGGGTATGTGAAGGCTATGAAGAAGGTAAATGAGAAATTAGATTCGTATATGCAGAGGATAGTGGAGAAGCACAGGGAGAACAGATTGAAAGATGGGGGAGAGATGGAAGACTTTGTTGATGTGCTGATCTCTCAGGCAGAAGAGAACGGTGACGCAATTCCTGATAAAGATGCATTTATTAAGGCAACTGCTATT GTTATGTTTAGTGCAGGGTCTGATACATCTTCAGTTGCCCTGGAGTGGGCATTGTCATTGTTATTACAACATCCAGATGTAATGAGGAAGGCACAAGAGGAGCTCGATTCTAAAGTTGGACGGAACAGAATGGTGGAGGAGTCAGATATACCGCAGTTAACATACCTGCAGGCAATAGTGAAAGAGACTATGCGCCTTCATCCACCGGGGCCTTTGCTAATACCCCACAAATCTATTGAGGCTTGCACAGTGGGGGGCTATCATATTCCTGCAGGAACAATGCTGATGGTAAATGCATGGGTAATTCATAGGGACCCAAAACTGTGGAATAAACCACTGGATTTCATACCAGAGCGTTTTATGGAGAAAGGGATAGAGATGGACAACATACAAATGAAAGGGAATGAGTTTGAGATGCTTCCATTTGGGGCAGGGAGAAGAGGATGTCCTGGTACTACTTTGGCAATGTGCATGGTGCAAACAACTCTTGCAATTTTGTTGCAGAGCTTTGATTGGTTTGTTCCAGATGGAAGAGTCCTTGACATGAGTGAAGGAGTTGGCTTGACAACGCCAAGGGCAGTGCCTTTAGAGATTTTCATCAAGCCTCGTCTTTCCCATCATCTATAG